A stretch of the Candidatus Neomarinimicrobiota bacterium genome encodes the following:
- a CDS encoding site-2 protease family protein — protein sequence MTEADFREILRELDELVRVRKVGASGETWVALADLHSGKTVEEIRRRLASFPVDADVSHQDGTVWLKITDRPQFAGKPEQVIVIPKINLFLFLATVVTTLLAGSVLEGGNPFVRVSDVTMGIPFSITLLLILGCHEFGHYFYARKHHVDVTLPYFIPAPTFIGTLGALIRIKSPIHNRKALLEIGASGPIAGFLVAVPLLFLGLSQSQVVHIEPGTAIILGDSLLMKFATTTVFPGLAENEDIMLNSVAFAGWIGLLVTMLNLLPLGQLDGGHIAYAIMGEKHNQMAKWAFLMLIPLSFFSLNWLIWGGLILLLMRSVKHPPILDMTTPLESKDRTVGIACLIIFVICFVPVPFG from the coding sequence ATGACGGAAGCTGATTTCAGAGAAATCCTGAGGGAGCTGGACGAGTTAGTGCGGGTGAGAAAAGTTGGAGCCAGCGGAGAAACCTGGGTAGCATTAGCCGACTTGCACAGCGGTAAGACTGTGGAGGAGATCCGCCGCCGCCTAGCCTCCTTTCCGGTGGATGCGGATGTGAGTCATCAGGACGGTACCGTCTGGCTGAAGATCACAGATCGGCCGCAGTTTGCTGGTAAACCTGAACAGGTCATCGTTATACCCAAGATTAATCTTTTTCTCTTCTTGGCTACTGTTGTCACTACTCTCCTGGCGGGCTCCGTCCTGGAAGGGGGCAACCCGTTTGTGCGTGTCAGCGATGTTACCATGGGGATCCCTTTTTCAATCACATTGCTTCTGATTCTAGGTTGTCACGAATTCGGTCACTATTTCTACGCCAGAAAGCATCATGTGGATGTAACATTGCCGTATTTCATTCCAGCACCGACGTTCATTGGTACGCTGGGTGCGCTCATTCGGATCAAGAGTCCCATCCACAACCGGAAGGCGTTGCTGGAGATTGGCGCTTCCGGGCCTATCGCCGGATTCTTGGTGGCAGTGCCCCTTCTATTCTTAGGGCTGAGTCAGTCGCAAGTGGTGCATATCGAGCCGGGCACAGCCATCATTCTGGGCGATTCTTTGCTGATGAAATTTGCAACCACCACAGTCTTTCCGGGGCTGGCCGAGAATGAGGACATTATGCTCAATTCTGTCGCCTTTGCCGGCTGGATCGGTCTGCTGGTGACGATGCTGAATCTACTCCCGCTCGGTCAACTTGACGGGGGGCACATAGCTTACGCCATAATGGGCGAGAAGCACAATCAGATGGCAAAGTGGGCTTTCCTGATGCTGATTCCCCTCAGCTTTTTCTCACTGAACTGGCTCATCTGGGGCGGCCTCATATTGCTGCTCATGCGATCAGTGAAACATCCCCCCATTCTAGACATGACAACACCACTCGAATCCAAAGACAGGACAGTAGGGATCGCCTGTCTCATCATTTTTGTAATCTGCTTTGTCCCCGTCCCCTTCGGCTAA